A genomic window from Streptomyces sp. NBC_00234 includes:
- a CDS encoding ATP-binding protein, translating into MTVSATTEAVANEALRPHAEDAFADELKALAAADDRPRPARWRLSPWAVSTYLLGGILPDGTVITPKYVGPRRLVEVAVTTLATDRALLLLGVPGTAKTWVSEHLAAAVSGDSTLLVQGTAGTPEEAVRYGWNYAQLLAHGPSRDALVPSPVMRAMSEGMTARVEELTRIPADVQDALITILSEKTLPVPELGQEVQAVRGFNLIATANDRDRGVNELSSALRRRFNTVVLPLPATPEDEVDIVSRRVDQIGSSLDLPAAPDGLAEIRRVVTVFRELRNGITTDGRTKLKSPSGTLSTAEAISVVTNGLALAAHFGDGILRPGDVAAGILGAVVRDPAADRVVWQEYLETVVRERDGWKDFYRACREVSA; encoded by the coding sequence ATGACCGTGTCCGCAACCACCGAGGCCGTCGCGAACGAGGCTCTGCGACCGCATGCCGAGGACGCCTTCGCCGACGAGCTGAAGGCACTCGCCGCCGCCGACGACCGTCCGAGGCCCGCCCGTTGGCGGCTCTCGCCGTGGGCCGTGTCCACCTATCTCCTCGGCGGCATACTGCCCGACGGCACCGTGATCACGCCGAAGTACGTGGGTCCGCGCCGCCTCGTCGAAGTCGCCGTGACCACACTCGCCACCGACCGGGCGCTGCTGCTGCTCGGCGTGCCCGGCACCGCGAAGACCTGGGTCTCCGAGCACCTCGCCGCCGCCGTGAGCGGCGACTCGACCCTGCTCGTCCAGGGCACGGCGGGCACTCCCGAGGAAGCCGTCCGCTACGGCTGGAACTACGCGCAGCTGCTCGCGCACGGCCCCAGCCGTGACGCGCTGGTCCCCAGCCCCGTCATGCGGGCCATGTCCGAGGGCATGACCGCCCGGGTCGAGGAGCTGACCCGTATCCCCGCCGATGTGCAGGACGCGCTCATCACGATCCTGTCCGAGAAGACGCTCCCGGTGCCGGAGTTGGGGCAGGAGGTCCAGGCCGTCCGCGGCTTCAACCTCATCGCCACGGCCAACGACCGCGACCGCGGGGTCAACGAACTCTCCAGCGCGCTGCGCCGCCGCTTCAACACCGTCGTCCTCCCGCTTCCGGCCACCCCCGAGGACGAGGTGGACATCGTGTCCCGTCGCGTCGACCAGATCGGGAGCTCACTCGATCTGCCCGCCGCCCCGGACGGCCTCGCGGAGATCCGCCGCGTGGTCACCGTCTTCCGCGAACTGCGCAACGGCATCACCACCGACGGCCGCACCAAACTCAAGTCGCCGTCCGGCACGCTCTCCACGGCGGAGGCCATCTCCGTGGTGACCAACGGACTTGCGCTCGCCGCCCACTTCGGGGACGGCATCCTTCGCCCGGGCGACGTGGCGGCCGGAATCCTCGGCGCGGTCGTCCGTGACCCGGCGGCCGACCGGGTGGTCTGGCAGGAGTATCTGGAGACGGTCGTCCGGGAGCGGGACGGCTGGAAGGACTTCTACCGCGCCTGCCGTGAGGTCTCGGCATGA